The proteins below are encoded in one region of Natrialbaceae archaeon AArc-T1-2:
- the cas8b gene encoding type I-B CRISPR-associated protein Cas8b/Csh1, protein MLSPEAFRDAYDDEELAEELPDSPTGSLRDLQYLYGKLYTLATTGGGEYAPYLTPDAAGDLIDTDDSLIVVRVDISGPEPRLADDHLGPVWLTRYTEGLVQQVSHCKYPAARGIDHSVTHQAGRNSDPEKLARYAKERLTKWATDGVVREAADAHEDGWIVERLAELSEDALETIEEGVKKSLGGESATALLTVQVKTESDGEYRWPGEIDVFLEAMRRRKLSKLVTKNKADDSSGDATDLVTREPSRTVGTSEDPQNYFLGKQLEKFPGLDIEEAWRSHPISEDAAVTVMNAGVFVEACTYRTFGAKVYYLPYFFGRPTPEKARDLYRVLHDAASTDDDLTPVERAYENREELFDEDYLRFYISAVMPHQMSRYDVFGETLNGQLHYPKQLAFTHNRLVENASAFATEEGDDWTAPMPTNEKWELLAGDDNRLHAVSTGWYFYQTFAGRDDTDADADDPRIQALVNVLSGEPIAVDVLLEEFVSRISSEETDDEYDGFPSFLVASQFAQLCALADGDLELLTTSDPEKEPITYEPTYDDVDTMPTVTEILATDGGHPADAKLESFIQETPALAPNSDGPSVTAERRGAFLLGALVGDIGSYQEYSEDRSTTLVDQYPVKSITRSRIKKVTQETIAKTLTYTRQEKKEGRSYPGTKADYIVDRLRETILDPDPDEWEIDTDDLRFYYALGITYGMNDHPDWDNVESDDQPDLKEEH, encoded by the coding sequence ATGCTTTCGCCTGAGGCGTTTCGCGACGCCTACGACGACGAGGAGTTAGCCGAGGAGCTGCCGGACTCCCCGACCGGCTCGCTTCGGGACTTACAGTACCTCTATGGGAAACTCTACACGCTCGCCACTACCGGAGGCGGGGAGTACGCGCCGTACCTGACGCCCGATGCCGCAGGCGATCTGATCGACACGGACGACAGCCTGATCGTCGTCCGCGTCGACATCTCGGGGCCGGAGCCACGGCTCGCCGACGATCACCTCGGACCGGTCTGGTTAACTCGGTATACCGAAGGGCTGGTCCAGCAGGTCAGCCATTGTAAATACCCGGCTGCACGCGGGATCGACCACAGCGTTACCCACCAGGCCGGCCGCAACAGCGATCCCGAGAAGCTTGCCCGCTACGCCAAAGAACGGTTGACCAAGTGGGCTACCGACGGTGTGGTAAGGGAGGCCGCGGACGCCCACGAAGACGGCTGGATCGTCGAACGACTCGCCGAACTCAGCGAAGACGCCCTCGAGACTATCGAAGAGGGTGTGAAGAAAAGTCTCGGCGGCGAATCCGCGACAGCCCTCCTGACCGTCCAGGTGAAGACCGAGTCGGACGGCGAGTACCGCTGGCCCGGCGAGATCGACGTCTTCCTCGAGGCGATGCGCCGACGGAAGCTCTCGAAACTCGTCACGAAGAACAAGGCCGACGACTCCTCCGGGGACGCGACAGACCTCGTCACGCGAGAGCCGTCCCGGACGGTGGGGACCTCGGAAGACCCACAGAACTACTTCCTCGGCAAGCAACTCGAGAAGTTCCCAGGGCTGGACATCGAGGAGGCGTGGCGATCCCACCCGATTTCCGAGGATGCCGCTGTGACGGTGATGAACGCGGGGGTGTTCGTCGAGGCCTGTACGTATCGGACGTTTGGTGCGAAGGTGTACTACCTGCCGTACTTCTTCGGTCGACCGACACCGGAGAAAGCCCGTGATCTATACCGGGTTCTCCACGATGCCGCCAGTACAGACGATGACCTGACGCCGGTCGAGCGGGCCTACGAGAACCGGGAAGAGTTGTTCGACGAAGACTATCTCCGGTTCTACATTTCGGCCGTGATGCCCCACCAGATGTCCCGCTATGACGTCTTCGGAGAGACGCTGAACGGCCAGTTGCACTACCCGAAGCAACTTGCGTTTACGCACAATCGACTGGTCGAGAACGCCTCGGCGTTCGCGACTGAGGAAGGCGACGACTGGACGGCACCGATGCCGACGAACGAGAAATGGGAACTGCTCGCGGGTGACGACAACCGGCTCCACGCGGTCTCGACGGGCTGGTACTTCTACCAGACGTTCGCCGGACGAGATGACACCGACGCCGACGCGGACGATCCGCGTATCCAGGCGCTGGTCAACGTCCTGAGCGGCGAACCGATCGCCGTCGACGTACTGCTCGAGGAGTTCGTCTCCCGCATCAGCAGCGAGGAGACCGACGACGAGTACGACGGGTTCCCGTCGTTTCTGGTCGCAAGCCAGTTCGCCCAGCTGTGTGCACTCGCCGACGGCGACCTCGAGTTACTCACCACGTCCGACCCGGAGAAAGAACCGATCACGTACGAACCGACCTACGACGACGTAGATACGATGCCAACAGTAACAGAGATATTAGCCACCGACGGGGGACACCCCGCGGACGCGAAACTCGAATCGTTCATCCAGGAAACTCCAGCACTCGCACCCAATTCCGACGGGCCGTCTGTCACCGCCGAACGTCGAGGCGCGTTCTTGCTCGGCGCACTCGTCGGCGACATCGGGAGCTACCAGGAGTACAGCGAAGATCGGTCGACGACGCTGGTCGATCAGTATCCCGTGAAATCGATCACCCGCTCACGGATCAAGAAGGTGACCCAGGAGACGATCGCGAAGACGCTCACCTACACGCGTCAGGAAAAGAAAGAGGGGAGATCCTATCCCGGAACCAAGGCGGACTACATCGTCGATCGACTCCGGGAGACGATCCTTGATCCCGATCCTGACGAGTGGGAGATCGACACTGACGATCTCCGATTCTACTACGCGCTCGGGATTACTTACGGCATGAACGACCACCCAGACTGGGACAACGTAGAGTCCGACGACCAACCCGACCTCAAGGAGGAACACTAA
- the cas6 gene encoding CRISPR-associated endoribonuclease Cas6, which yields MAHLSARADAAYDDTYHHKLRGRIWRALEGTGYDGIHDTDDPPGFVMSNPFPPRDMREDDERTLLVASHDEELLAHVAEDLLVNRELNIGEMPFRVEDVSSLEPDVGEPGTRGVLETGTGLLVRIPPWKCEEYGISHPGGDTAVFWRPEHTTEPLVEQLEANLDKKHRLFAPEYLPGPSEVDGDLFDGYELIKTFAVPVTVTEGQEMTYVLSKWRFEYSVRDDHHRRHLNLALDVGLGERNSLGLGFVNVTDRTRPGESELEGEDAFA from the coding sequence ATGGCACATCTGTCCGCTCGAGCGGACGCTGCCTACGACGATACCTATCACCACAAGCTTCGGGGGCGGATCTGGCGGGCGCTTGAGGGGACTGGCTACGATGGTATCCACGACACGGACGATCCACCAGGATTTGTGATGTCGAATCCTTTTCCGCCCCGGGATATGCGCGAGGATGACGAGCGAACGCTGCTCGTGGCCTCACACGACGAGGAGTTGCTCGCACACGTCGCCGAGGATTTGCTCGTGAACCGGGAACTGAATATCGGCGAGATGCCGTTTCGCGTCGAGGACGTGAGCTCCCTCGAGCCTGACGTCGGCGAACCGGGGACGCGGGGCGTTCTCGAGACGGGGACCGGGTTGTTGGTGCGGATTCCACCCTGGAAGTGCGAGGAGTACGGCATTAGTCATCCAGGCGGCGATACGGCCGTCTTCTGGCGACCCGAGCACACGACCGAGCCGCTGGTGGAGCAACTCGAGGCGAACCTCGACAAGAAACACCGGCTGTTCGCGCCGGAGTACCTTCCGGGGCCGAGCGAGGTCGACGGCGACCTGTTCGACGGCTATGAGTTGATCAAGACGTTTGCCGTGCCGGTAACGGTGACCGAAGGCCAGGAGATGACCTACGTGCTGAGCAAGTGGCGGTTCGAATACAGCGTCCGAGACGACCACCACCGTAGGCATCTCAACCTCGCGCTGGACGTCGGACTCGGAGAACGAAACTCGCTCGGGCTGGGGTTCGTGAACGTCACGGACCGAACCCGGCCGGGGGAAAGCGAACTCGAGGGAGAGGATGCTTTCGCCTGA
- a CDS encoding type II toxin-antitoxin system HicB family antitoxin, whose product MASSVNGGNAHEDEIHLWREGDWWIAKDIDTGVTTQGQSRRAALENLDEAVALHNDEIGGEPTDEELREFGIDPESNTTGDQELPDTLK is encoded by the coding sequence ATGGCTAGCTCTGTAAACGGCGGAAACGCTCACGAGGATGAAATCCATCTGTGGCGTGAAGGTGACTGGTGGATCGCTAAAGACATTGATACCGGTGTCACGACGCAGGGACAGTCACGAAGAGCAGCGCTCGAGAACCTCGACGAGGCTGTTGCGCTTCATAACGATGAAATTGGAGGTGAGCCAACCGACGAGGAGCTTCGAGAGTTCGGTATCGATCCCGAGTCGAACACAACTGGTGACCAGGAGCTGCCAGATACGCTGAAGTAG
- a CDS encoding UPF0175 family protein, translated as MTTFANDVETIAAVGGYEDADDVLEEAVRELLRRRPELRTSLAIEKYRTGAVSLNRGAELAGMSAESFKDELADRGISRTAGFLDAADRERELDEFDG; from the coding sequence ATGACGACCTTCGCGAACGACGTCGAAACGATTGCGGCCGTTGGCGGCTACGAGGACGCCGATGACGTCCTCGAGGAGGCGGTGCGTGAACTGTTACGACGACGGCCGGAACTGCGGACGTCGCTTGCGATCGAAAAGTACCGAACGGGTGCTGTCAGCCTAAACCGTGGTGCCGAATTGGCAGGGATGTCGGCCGAGAGTTTCAAGGACGAACTCGCTGACCGCGGGATTAGTCGGACCGCCGGGTTTCTGGATGCTGCTGACCGGGAACGTGAACTCGACGAGTTCGATGGGTGA
- a CDS encoding MarR family transcriptional regulator, with amino-acid sequence MVERVPWMAPVDYEIMLFFDEYPILVSPKVLAVNIEYDRQYVSRRCSALSDAELLESVDTGLYQLTEKGQAYLEGELDVSELEQEK; translated from the coding sequence ATGGTAGAGCGGGTTCCCTGGATGGCTCCTGTCGACTACGAGATTATGCTCTTTTTCGATGAATACCCGATCTTGGTTTCCCCGAAAGTGCTCGCAGTGAATATCGAGTACGATCGTCAGTACGTGAGCAGACGATGTAGCGCACTCTCGGATGCGGAACTGTTGGAATCCGTCGACACCGGCCTGTATCAACTGACCGAGAAAGGACAGGCGTACCTTGAGGGCGAGCTCGATGTGAGTGAACTCGAGCAAGAGAAATAG